Genomic segment of Bacteroidota bacterium:
AAATACTTTCTACGAATTTAATGATTTATCTCCCAACACGTAGGTAATCGCGTGATCCTCAAAAAACTCATAGCCTATCTTCAGGTTGTTTAGTTTGAATTCGCTTGGTCTGTCGGCCACTACTATCTGACCTTGAAGTTCTCCTTTGCTTTTCATTTCAAAGGCTCAATCAACAACTGAGTCATGAAGTCAATCTCGCGCATGCCGTAGAGTTTGTATAGGGATTCTTTGGCACTCCAGTAAAGAATCAATTTTTCTATTTTTTCTTCAGAAGAAATAGAGCTGATTTCATCTTCCCGAAGAAACTTGAAAGCGATGCGCTCTACTTTAGAATCAATTCGTTCTAAATCAAGGCCCACATAATATTGCTTGCTCTGCATCACAGCGGCTAACTCACGGGTATGTGTGATAGATAAATGATGTGCCGAATTCCTGAGAAAAGGTTTGCCGGATTCTTCTTTCACCACCTCAGAAAAGATTCCGTTCATTTCGTTCACCAGATGACGGGTGGCAAACCACTGCAGCTTTTTGTTTTCATTCTTTATATCAGGATGCCAGTTGAAAAGAGATTCAAAATAGGACAGGGGTTCGGTAATTTTCCACACCGAGATTTCAAAGTCAGTTCCGCTAATTTTTTTGCAGAGAGGCATTAGCCTTCGAGATTCAAGGTAATGGTAAAGGTTCGCGAATACATCCGCTGAATGGTGCGCGAGTAAATCAGCCCCGGTGTTTGGGACAGTATGTTTACAAACCCATGACTGACCTTGAACTCGGGAGAAAGAATGAAGTAGGGGAAATAGATCATCATTCCAATGCCCAATTCTGCTCCGGCATCGTGTCGGTTTACTTTAATAATATCATCTGCCTTTCGCGCCTTTACGTTCGAGGCTAAGTCAAAATCATATCGCACCCCTGCAATGGCATAAATGCGAAAGTCTTTAATCGGTTTAGATTTGAAACGAAGCAGCAGCGGGAAGTCAAGATAGATGGACGAGATGGTCTTTTTAATTTTGTTGGAATTAAGGTCTTCGTAAATTATGGCCTTATCAGAAAAGGAAAGCGTCGGGATAAACCGGAGATCAAAGTTTTTATGAAACTGATAATTGCCGATGATGCCGAGATTGAAACCGGGACCAATGCCGGGGCGGAAATATCGAATAGAATCATTTGCAGGATCCAGCCGGGCATGAGTGATAGTGTAGTCCGCTACATTTCCACCAATAGCGATGCCGAAGTAAATGTCTTTCTTGCCTAGTTCATTTATATTGTACTGGGCAGATAGACCAAGACTCGAAAGCAGAATCAGAGTAGCCAGAATCTGCTTTCTCACTAAAAAGGAGCGAAAAATCGGGAATGACGAATAACTAGATTGCAAACTATGAACTTTAAATTTCAAACATAAATTCACTTCTCCATCGAATAAAAGGCACAAGCACCTAACGTAAGCGCTTGCCACTTCACATTTCTGAAGCCAATATTCTCTAAAATCTTGACCAACTCCAAACCTTCTGGAAATACTTCTACACTTTCGGGCAGGTAGCTGTATGCTCTGCTGTCCTTTGATACAATCCTTCCAATCAGCGGCACGATATTTTTGAAGTATAAACTATAAAACCATCGGATTATTGCATTGGGCGGTTTAGAAGCCTCCAAGATGGCTATTCGCGCTCTGGGCTTCACCACTCGATACATTTCCTTTAGACCGGCATTAAGATTTTCGAAATTACGGATGCCGAAACCAACCGTCAGCGCATCGAAAGAGTCATTCTCAAAAGGCATTCGCTCCGAATCTCCCTTAATGAACTCGACGATTGACTCTGCTTTCAGTTGCTTCGCTTTAGCTCTGCCATATTTCATCATACCTTCTGAAAGATCGAACGCTATAATTTTCGTTGGCTTCAGGCTGAGCGCTTCAAAAGCAAAGTCGCCGGTGCCGGTAGCTACATCAAGAATCCTTTCGGGTTGGACCGCTCCAATATATTTAACGGCTTTCCTTCTCCAGCTAATGTCAATACCTAAAGACAATAAATGATTCAAGAAATCATACCGATGGGCAATGTGATCAAACATCTCTTCCACCTGTTCTTTCTTTGTTCTGGAAAGATCGTTATAGGGAGTTACGGTTTTACTCATGCAAGGCGCGAAAATAATGGGTTCATCGAGTTTCTTTCGATGCTATATTATTAAAGCAATAGTAACGGAGTGCTTTTTATATATTTTCACGGCATGATTATCAAATACGCTGAATATACCGCTAGCTATGTGGACGTGAAGAAGTGTCCCGAGGCAAAACTTCCGGAGTTTTCGTTCATCGGGCGTTCTAACGTCGGCAAATCTTCTCTGATTAATAGCCTTTGCGGACGCAAAGCGCTTTCCAAAGTGTCTAAAACTCCCGGCAAGACTCAAACGATTAATTTCTTTGACATCAACCACCGATTCAATTTAGTGGATTTGCCGGGCTATGGTTTTGCAAAGAAATCTAAGACGCAGCGCGATCAGTGGGACAATATGATTCGCAACTACATTTTGCACAGAGAACAATTGCGATATGTTGCTTTATTAATAGATGCAAGAATCCCTCCTCAACAATCTGATTTGGATTTTTGTAATTGGATGGGAAAAAATAATGTCCCTTTTATCATTCTCTTCACTAAGTCAGACAAACCGGGTAGTCGCGAAGTGATTACCAATACTCAGAATTTTAATAATCGCTTACTCGAAAACTGGACTGCTTTGCCTCCTTCCTTTATAACCTCTGCTGTGAGCAATTATGGCCGCGAATCTGTGCTTGACTTTATCCATCAGGCTGTGGAGGAGTACTATCAAGGAGGGGACAGACTAAGTCTATAAGTTTGTCCTTCCGCCAAGGAAAGGCCCCATAACAGTCCGGTAAAAGATAAACTGAAGAAGCAAGGTTGCTTTTTAGGCATTAACCTTGGCCAATCAGTATCTTATCAAGTACTAAAGGGTATATTCCAATTCTTCTTTTCTTCGCGGCGCTTTTTTAGGCCATTATTTTACCAATGAATCGTTTGAACCAGTTTTTTCGCAAGGTCTATTCCAGTCCTTCCTTGATTTGGAAGGCTGGTATCGGTTTGCTGTTTATTGTTTTGGGACTGGCCATCATCTTTTATCCTGCTTTTGCCAATGCTTTATCGGAAACTGCGCGCTACAGTTTTTCAGCTCTGTTAGTGTTCTACGGCCTATTTCGTTTGGTCACCTTTTATATGGAATACAAAAATGATGATGCTGAATAAATCTTATTCCTCTTTGTCCAGCTTTCTTTTGCTACTACTGTTTTTCGCCTCTTGTGGAAATGATTCAGCGCATGACCCAACTAAAACAGGGCGAAACAAAATTTATAAAGGGAATTTGAACATCGTATCGGATGTAGGATTAGAGCCAATCGTTCACCAACAGGCCCAAGTATTTGAACATTTGAACGACAGTATTGCAGTGCATATTGAATTTAAGTCGGAAGCCGGAATGTTGGATGATTTCCGGTCCGGTAAAGCCCAAGTAATGCTACTGACCCGTATGCTGACCGAAAGAGAGAAGGAGTATTTGAAAATGAACGACACCATTTATGTCCGAGAACTGGAGGTGGCTCACGATGCCATTGCGATGATTGGCAACCCTCAATTCAATGATGTAGATTTGGATACGCTGCTATTGAAAAAATACTTTACGGCAAAAGAAACTCAATCTAATTATCCCGTGCTGGTTTTTGATAATCAGAACATGAGCATCATCAAACAGCTATTTGCATGGGCCAAGATTGAGGAGGGGAAGACTTCGCAGGTCTATGCACTGCCTACCTCGGAAGCGGTGATTGCTTATGTAGAGCAACATCCAAATAGCATTGGCTTTATCCCGTACGCCTTGGTGAGCGATGAGGATGAGCAAGGTATACGTGCGTTGATGAAGCGGGTAAAAATTTTAAGTTTGCGCACTCGAAACGAGGAGGGGAATACGATTCGTGTTAGCGCTAATCAATCTGATATTGCCACCGGAGATTATCCATTCACCCGCAGCATCAATGCGGTAATCAGGTATGGATACCGGGATAGTATCGAATGGCGATTTATGAATTTCCTCTTTAGAGAAAAAGGCGCAAAGGTTTTTCTAAAAGCGGGTTGGGTGCCTGCTAAGATGCCGGAGCGTGAGATAAATGTTAATACTGGTGAAATTCCTATAACAAATTGAAACCCGTGACGTTAGTTTATATCCAAAGCATACAACGAAAGAAGATAAAATGAAAAAGACCATTGTTTCAGCACTAATCACCTTTTTAACCTTTTCTGCCTTTTCACAAACTTTGCCGGATGCTCAGCGCGAGATAGACAATGAAAACTATTTCAGGGCTAAGCAAATTCTGTTTAAACTATTAAACGATCCCGAGCAAAACAAAGCTGAGGTAGCCTATTATCTTGGAAATACACTTCTCAAAAGCGAGGACCCAGACTCTGCAAAACTATTTTATAAGATGGCTTATAATCCCGATACCCGTTCTGCGCTGGGATATGTTGCCAATGGGCGACTGGCTCTTTTATCTAAGAATAAAGCAGAAGCCAAAACTAATTTTGATCGGGCGCTGCAAACCAGCAAGATGAAGAATGCAACGATTTATTATGAAATCGGCGACGCTTATTTCCGTCCGGTAATTATGGATTTACAGACGGCCATTACTTATTTTGAAGGAGCATATAATTTAGATAATAAGAATACCACTATCATGCTGTCACTGGGCGATGCCTACCTTGAAAATTCGGTCAACGACAACACGATGGGCGGCAAAGCGATGAATAAGTATGAAGCTGCTGCTGATTTAAACAAAAACTTGGCACTGGCTTGGATAAAAATCGGAAGGCTTTCTATGCGCGGACGAATTTATGACCAGGCTATTGATGCTTTTAATAAAGCATTGGCTATTGATCAAAAATATCCTTTGGTTTATAAAGAACTGGCAGAAGCTTACTATCTGACCAGACAGTACGATAAGGTAAAGCCTAACTTCGAAAAATATATTGCCCTCAGTCCCGGTGACAATCAGGCGCGGACTACGCTCGCCTCACTTAATTTCCAGAGCAAAGATTATGATAAAGCTATTGAGGAATCTACTATTGGTTTAAAGAACGACTCCTCTAACTATATCTTTCAACGAGTTCTTGCTTTTTCCAATTATGAACTAAAACGTTATAAGGAGGCAAGCGAAGCAATCAAGAGGTTTTGGGAGTTGCCAAACAAGAAGGTTAAAGATGCTGATATTATCTATTCAGCGCATATTGCTGCCGCAGTTGGCGATACTGCTCTTGCGATGGACTATTTTAGAAAAGCATTGGCGAACGATTCCGACAACTGCGACATGATGACCGAATTTGCGAAGGTGTTGTTTCAGTCGCAGCGCTATGAAGATGCTATTTCGCAATACAAACTGGCAAACGATAAATGTGGTCGTCTGGGCTCGGTTGAAATTTATTATTTAGGAAGAAGTTATTATACTTTAAAGGACTCTGCCATGGCGGATACAACCTTTGCAGAATTTATTGCCCGAAACCCCGGCTCGCCGGATGGTTATTACTGGCGTGCTCATACGCTGTCGCGATTTATGTTTGCCAAGAACGACAAAGACTTTCCCGCCACTCCTTTTTATCAGAAATATGTCGAGTTGACCTCGACCGACCCAGCGCGATATAAAAGAAACCTGATAGAGGCTTATGACTATTTAGGGGCATCTTCCTTTGATCAAGACAAAAAGCAGTCTAAAGAATATTTCATGAAGGCAATAGAACTCGACCCTGCCGATGAGTTTGCCCTGCTTTATTTGAAGTCTTTTTAGATGACGCTGACCATATCTAGCGGTAATATTTGAAGAGACCTTCATCTTAACGGTCAACTACCTAATTGATTCCACAATAGCTTGAGATAATGCGCTTCTGTATGAGGAAGAAGGCATAATTGCATTGAATACAAGCGCTACTTGTAATCTTTCTCGTCATACATGAAACATTAGTAGGCGTTTACCTGTATAGTACAAGTAAAACCGGAAACATGAATGAAATTACTTTTGAGGGACAATACGAATACTATCGTTGTGTACACCACGATTTTAATAATGCCTATAAAATGGTGAATCAGTATGTTTCGGAACTATATCTGTTGCCCAAAAAACTGATGGATAACACCGCCGAAGAACTGAATCGCTTTGTTACAGACTACAAATTCAAAAAGGATGAAAAAATAAGTGATGGTTCTTATAAGACCGTACTAGATTTTATTCAGCAGATGGATGAGTTTGCAGAGGAAACTCAGGATTTGTATCAAATGCACAAGAAGCATAATGATAAAAGCCGCGTTTATTTGGACAAAGTAGAAGAACTGAATCAAAAAACGAAGGACGTATCATCTCTGAATATGCTGTGGAATACATCAGCCTAACTCAGGAATTAACCAACCTCCACGAAAGTCTGAAAAAGATAAAATCTAAAGCAGATGAAATGGTGGACAAATTGGAACGCATAGAATTGCGTTGGGTAAACATTCGTCAAAGAGTCTGCGCTTAGTCCTCATCCGTTCGATCATTCATTAGTACTTCATCGCTCTCCGAAGAACGATGGCATCCGTATTGATTTTTCCCAACCGACACATCTTACAGAAACGGTAAAATACAATCTCTGTGTTTTACAATAAGAAAGGGAAAGTGAAAACTATTTTCATAAGGTACGTATATCAATAGTATAACCGTACTCTATGAGCCAACTCCCCCCAGCAAGTCAACTTGATATTCTCCGAAGTTCTCGAAACGAATTGGAAGAAGTGTATAAAGAAGTGAATCGTCATTTTGAGGAACTGCATCCTTTGCCCAAACAGTTTATAGAACAAACGACTCCTGCTATAGATAAATACCTGCAAAAATTTTCTAAACCAGGCGCTGCGGATGACTTATTTGTTTTTCAAGCGCTTATGGGTTTTTTGAATCAATTTGATGAC
This window contains:
- a CDS encoding PorT family protein, whose protein sequence is MRKQILATLILLSSLGLSAQYNINELGKKDIYFGIAIGGNVADYTITHARLDPANDSIRYFRPGIGPGFNLGIIGNYQFHKNFDLRFIPTLSFSDKAIIYEDLNSNKIKKTISSIYLDFPLLLRFKSKPIKDFRIYAIAGVRYDFDLASNVKARKADDIIKVNRHDAGAELGIGMMIYFPYFILSPEFKVSHGFVNILSQTPGLIYSRTIQRMYSRTFTITLNLEG
- a CDS encoding substrate-binding domain-containing protein — its product is MSSFLLLLLFFASCGNDSAHDPTKTGRNKIYKGNLNIVSDVGLEPIVHQQAQVFEHLNDSIAVHIEFKSEAGMLDDFRSGKAQVMLLTRMLTEREKEYLKMNDTIYVRELEVAHDAIAMIGNPQFNDVDLDTLLLKKYFTAKETQSNYPVLVFDNQNMSIIKQLFAWAKIEEGKTSQVYALPTSEAVIAYVEQHPNSIGFIPYALVSDEDEQGIRALMKRVKILSLRTRNEEGNTIRVSANQSDIATGDYPFTRSINAVIRYGYRDSIEWRFMNFLFREKGAKVFLKAGWVPAKMPEREINVNTGEIPITN
- a CDS encoding DUF308 domain-containing protein, whose translation is MNRLNQFFRKVYSSPSLIWKAGIGLLFIVLGLAIIFYPAFANALSETARYSFSALLVFYGLFRLVTFYMEYKNDDAE
- a CDS encoding YihA family ribosome biogenesis GTP-binding protein; translated protein: MIIKYAEYTASYVDVKKCPEAKLPEFSFIGRSNVGKSSLINSLCGRKALSKVSKTPGKTQTINFFDINHRFNLVDLPGYGFAKKSKTQRDQWDNMIRNYILHREQLRYVALLIDARIPPQQSDLDFCNWMGKNNVPFIILFTKSDKPGSREVITNTQNFNNRLLENWTALPPSFITSAVSNYGRESVLDFIHQAVEEYYQGGDRLSL
- the ubiE gene encoding bifunctional demethylmenaquinone methyltransferase/2-methoxy-6-polyprenyl-1,4-benzoquinol methylase UbiE, whose translation is MSKTVTPYNDLSRTKKEQVEEMFDHIAHRYDFLNHLLSLGIDISWRRKAVKYIGAVQPERILDVATGTGDFAFEALSLKPTKIIAFDLSEGMMKYGRAKAKQLKAESIVEFIKGDSERMPFENDSFDALTVGFGIRNFENLNAGLKEMYRVVKPRARIAILEASKPPNAIIRWFYSLYFKNIVPLIGRIVSKDSRAYSYLPESVEVFPEGLELVKILENIGFRNVKWQALTLGACAFYSMEK
- a CDS encoding 4'-phosphopantetheinyl transferase superfamily protein, with the translated sequence MPLCKKISGTDFEISVWKITEPLSYFESLFNWHPDIKNENKKLQWFATRHLVNEMNGIFSEVVKEESGKPFLRNSAHHLSITHTRELAAVMQSKQYYVGLDLERIDSKVERIAFKFLREDEISSISSEEKIEKLILYWSAKESLYKLYGMREIDFMTQLLIEPLK
- a CDS encoding tetratricopeptide repeat protein: MKKTIVSALITFLTFSAFSQTLPDAQREIDNENYFRAKQILFKLLNDPEQNKAEVAYYLGNTLLKSEDPDSAKLFYKMAYNPDTRSALGYVANGRLALLSKNKAEAKTNFDRALQTSKMKNATIYYEIGDAYFRPVIMDLQTAITYFEGAYNLDNKNTTIMLSLGDAYLENSVNDNTMGGKAMNKYEAAADLNKNLALAWIKIGRLSMRGRIYDQAIDAFNKALAIDQKYPLVYKELAEAYYLTRQYDKVKPNFEKYIALSPGDNQARTTLASLNFQSKDYDKAIEESTIGLKNDSSNYIFQRVLAFSNYELKRYKEASEAIKRFWELPNKKVKDADIIYSAHIAAAVGDTALAMDYFRKALANDSDNCDMMTEFAKVLFQSQRYEDAISQYKLANDKCGRLGSVEIYYLGRSYYTLKDSAMADTTFAEFIARNPGSPDGYYWRAHTLSRFMFAKNDKDFPATPFYQKYVELTSTDPARYKRNLIEAYDYLGASSFDQDKKQSKEYFMKAIELDPADEFALLYLKSF